One segment of Pirellulales bacterium DNA contains the following:
- a CDS encoding type IV secretion system DNA-binding domain-containing protein, producing MNWLQRIRQALFRPSEQPLPDAVSPQDDALRFGVESLDPREATGGFLLVGAPGSGKSTLLNALLRSALRWVGVRPDQRAIIYDAKQNMLPLLHALAPQARIVTLNPWDKRGAAWSICDDVREPRIAVEIAFTLIPSIHESQPFFSDAARHLLYGVMLSFMLSEVDWTLGDVIRALSNPRLLKRVLCRHPQTKSIVARYFYDRKLVANIMSTIATKLLPLEPVAAAWEAATTRISIDEWATSDLILVLGNSDSSRTAMNAINRCISKRAFDLTLNLPDSFERRSYFVYDELGEAGKLDGILSLAKRGRSGGAVLMASVQSVCSLRDAQMYGPHLADELLGLFANRFIGRLECPVTAEWASSLFGDQEIEQTSTSVSQSPQGRSHTESRQKAIRKSALPSELMNTPTCTPEDGLSGYYILRSKGCFVATIPGEELFGDAMVRPDPSVPEFVPRDRWCQLLRPWTKAEKEKFAGPQPQPRKPAKGKRPSPPSTLRFDPWDLADDLGPLDGHPDHDMPEPPESLP from the coding sequence ATGAACTGGCTCCAGAGAATTCGGCAGGCGTTGTTTCGCCCTTCGGAACAACCACTGCCCGACGCAGTCTCCCCCCAAGACGACGCCCTGCGGTTTGGCGTCGAGTCGCTCGATCCGCGCGAAGCGACCGGAGGATTCTTATTGGTCGGTGCGCCCGGCAGCGGTAAGAGCACGCTGCTCAATGCGCTGCTCCGCTCGGCGCTGCGCTGGGTCGGCGTTCGCCCCGATCAACGGGCCATCATTTACGACGCCAAACAGAATATGTTGCCGTTGCTTCATGCGCTCGCACCCCAGGCACGGATTGTGACTCTCAATCCGTGGGATAAGCGTGGAGCGGCGTGGTCAATTTGCGACGACGTGCGCGAGCCGCGGATCGCCGTCGAGATCGCCTTCACCCTGATTCCGTCAATCCACGAAAGCCAGCCGTTCTTTTCGGACGCGGCCCGCCATCTGCTCTACGGTGTGATGCTGAGTTTCATGCTCTCGGAAGTCGATTGGACGCTGGGGGACGTGATTCGCGCTCTGTCGAATCCGCGATTGCTCAAACGCGTGCTCTGCCGCCATCCCCAGACCAAGTCGATCGTGGCGCGGTACTTCTACGACCGCAAACTCGTGGCCAATATCATGTCCACGATCGCCACCAAGTTGTTGCCGCTGGAGCCGGTGGCTGCGGCTTGGGAAGCGGCCACGACGCGGATCTCCATCGACGAGTGGGCCACCAGCGATCTGATCCTCGTGCTGGGCAACTCCGATTCCAGCCGTACGGCCATGAACGCGATCAACCGCTGTATTTCCAAGCGGGCATTCGACCTGACTTTGAACTTGCCGGATTCGTTCGAGCGACGGTCGTACTTCGTCTATGACGAACTCGGCGAGGCCGGCAAGCTCGACGGCATTCTCTCGCTCGCGAAGCGCGGACGGTCCGGGGGCGCAGTGCTGATGGCCTCTGTGCAATCGGTCTGCTCTCTGCGCGATGCCCAGATGTACGGACCCCACCTGGCGGACGAACTGTTGGGCCTGTTCGCCAATCGGTTCATCGGCCGCTTGGAATGTCCGGTCACGGCCGAATGGGCCTCGTCGCTGTTTGGCGACCAGGAGATTGAGCAGACCTCGACCAGCGTCAGCCAATCGCCCCAAGGCCGTAGCCATACCGAGTCCCGCCAAAAGGCGATCCGCAAGAGCGCGTTGCCGTCGGAACTGATGAACACGCCAACCTGTACGCCCGAAGACGGCCTGAGCGGCTACTACATTCTCCGTTCCAAGGGGTGTTTTGTCGCCACGATTCCCGGCGAGGAACTGTTCGGCGACGCGATGGTCCGCCCGGACCCGAGCGTTCCGGAATTCGTCCCGCGCGACCGCTGGTGCCAATTGCTGCGGCCGTGGACCAAGGCAGAGAAAGAGAAATTCGCCGGACCCCAACCCCAGCCGCGCAAGCCGGCGAAGGGGAAGAGGCCGTCGCCCCCGTCGACATTGCGCTTCGATCCGTGGGACCTGGCCGACGACCTGGGCCCGCTCGACGGCCATCCGGACCACGATATGCCCGAGCCTCCGGAATCTTTGCCATGA
- a CDS encoding relaxase domain-containing protein, producing MVVIIKVLGSDVPGGGAADAARYYAESAAYYAGDGRVLAQWAGRGAKTLGLTGPPTFETLLAVLAGCDPLSGQPLVPVRKRKPKPATLATIEPSPLNTLAKRKRQARERCPGVDLCLTLPAALNIVWAAGGEQVRKAIEAAIDAAAKRLLAFIEAQFKLARRGFLGVDQYHADLVVAMVDHDTSRAETPQPHRHRHLVIANLGQTEDGRWSAIHTRLLFDWARTLGPIWRCLLSNEILQRVNLPLVPAQDENRRMRGWAEIEGIPQSLRKFWSSRHDEIEEFVQGELRLTGLGSARAKAIAQEKTRLPKQPTPPREVLFAQWEREARAHGFGPEQIEKLLTQRVAQPLDPYPVALREAAAELTQTAASFTRQELIQRVAERLCHTGADGLQIVARIDRDLEVHSDLVQLRDRQGERHFTTRASWAHEQKLLADVAALKTGPGATVNQAQIDAALGSHATATAEQRRAVTKILQSTAQLRTLTGIAGSGKTFVADALRQAFEAAGYRVRGAALSGIAKEELAQQAQITSRTIASYEYHLDRPTRDRIQDRLQHGLRDFWRAARGLPSQSRRSEVALSKRDVWIIDEAGMLDTRTTARCLHHARKVGATLVLMGDDGQLSPIGAGGPFGRIAAEVGGPTLLENRRQRHDADRQAVQLIREGKGDEALAIYAQQGRLTIGKNKLDTLHKLVDAWVAAGAIERPQDHLILTQTRREAQALNRRCQRERQAQQQVAQHNGGRVAEGTIYRGDRVLFHKAYRAAGIENGHQGTVVSVDPTTERLVVRLDHSVLTGRGDERTQPVVVVPLRALDRDAVGLSYAATTHKMQGRTAANVLMLLGGKMVDRELTYVQASRARESTTIFVDQLHAGEELKDLARSISRSRAKRLAHDLVDPPQHKRRGPNLEIER from the coding sequence ATGGTCGTCATCATCAAAGTCCTGGGCTCCGACGTGCCCGGCGGTGGCGCTGCGGACGCGGCTCGTTACTACGCCGAGTCGGCAGCGTATTACGCGGGCGACGGACGGGTGCTTGCACAGTGGGCCGGTCGTGGGGCGAAGACGCTCGGCCTGACCGGCCCGCCCACATTTGAGACGTTGCTTGCGGTTCTGGCCGGCTGCGATCCGCTCTCCGGCCAGCCGCTCGTGCCTGTGCGCAAACGCAAGCCAAAACCCGCAACCCTAGCGACAATCGAGCCGTCACCCTTGAACACGCTTGCCAAACGCAAGCGGCAAGCGCGCGAGCGGTGCCCTGGTGTCGACCTTTGCCTGACGTTGCCGGCCGCATTGAACATCGTCTGGGCCGCGGGGGGTGAACAGGTTCGGAAGGCGATCGAAGCGGCGATCGATGCGGCCGCCAAGCGGCTGCTGGCCTTCATCGAAGCCCAATTCAAGCTGGCCCGGCGTGGGTTTTTGGGTGTCGATCAGTACCACGCCGATCTGGTGGTCGCCATGGTCGATCATGACACGAGCCGTGCCGAAACGCCTCAGCCGCACCGCCATCGCCATCTGGTGATCGCCAACCTGGGGCAGACCGAGGACGGGCGCTGGTCGGCCATCCACACGCGGCTGCTATTCGACTGGGCGAGAACGCTGGGGCCCATCTGGCGGTGCCTGCTATCGAACGAAATTTTGCAGCGTGTCAACCTGCCGCTCGTTCCCGCACAAGACGAGAATCGGCGCATGCGGGGTTGGGCCGAAATCGAGGGCATTCCCCAATCGCTGCGCAAGTTCTGGTCCTCGCGCCACGATGAAATTGAAGAATTCGTCCAGGGCGAATTGCGATTGACCGGCTTAGGCTCGGCCCGGGCCAAGGCAATTGCCCAAGAAAAAACCCGCTTACCCAAACAGCCCACACCTCCGCGCGAGGTGTTGTTTGCCCAGTGGGAGCGTGAGGCACGCGCGCACGGTTTCGGACCCGAACAGATCGAGAAACTGCTTACTCAGCGCGTTGCGCAACCGCTCGATCCCTACCCGGTGGCCCTCCGCGAGGCGGCGGCCGAACTGACGCAAACCGCGGCCAGCTTCACGCGACAAGAATTGATCCAGCGCGTCGCCGAACGGCTCTGCCACACGGGCGCCGACGGATTGCAGATCGTCGCCCGCATCGACCGTGACTTGGAGGTCCATTCGGATCTGGTCCAACTGCGCGATCGGCAAGGCGAGCGGCACTTCACCACCCGTGCCTCCTGGGCCCATGAACAAAAGCTCCTGGCCGATGTGGCCGCCCTCAAGACGGGGCCAGGTGCCACGGTGAACCAGGCGCAGATCGACGCGGCGCTGGGCTCGCATGCGACCGCCACGGCCGAACAACGACGCGCCGTGACCAAAATCCTCCAGTCCACCGCCCAACTGCGAACCCTCACCGGAATCGCCGGCTCGGGCAAGACGTTCGTCGCCGACGCGCTACGACAAGCCTTCGAGGCGGCCGGATATCGGGTCCGCGGCGCGGCCCTTAGTGGAATCGCCAAGGAAGAATTGGCCCAGCAGGCGCAGATCACCAGTCGCACGATTGCCAGCTACGAATACCACCTCGACCGGCCCACGCGGGACCGCATCCAGGATCGGCTTCAGCATGGCCTGCGAGATTTTTGGCGGGCAGCGCGGGGGCTGCCGAGCCAGTCGCGGCGAAGTGAAGTCGCGCTCTCGAAACGGGACGTCTGGATCATCGACGAGGCCGGCATGCTGGACACGCGAACCACGGCCCGTTGCCTGCATCATGCCCGCAAGGTGGGGGCCACCCTGGTGCTGATGGGCGATGACGGGCAACTCTCGCCGATCGGCGCCGGTGGACCGTTCGGTCGGATCGCCGCCGAGGTGGGTGGTCCGACCCTCTTGGAGAACCGCCGCCAACGGCACGATGCGGATCGGCAGGCCGTCCAGTTGATCCGTGAAGGGAAGGGGGACGAGGCACTTGCGATCTACGCCCAGCAAGGCCGGTTGACGATCGGCAAGAACAAGCTCGACACGCTGCACAAGCTGGTCGACGCTTGGGTCGCGGCGGGAGCCATCGAGCGGCCGCAAGATCACCTAATTCTCACCCAGACCCGACGCGAGGCCCAGGCCCTCAATCGGCGCTGCCAACGCGAACGCCAAGCCCAACAGCAAGTCGCCCAACATAACGGCGGGCGGGTTGCCGAAGGCACCATCTACCGCGGCGATCGGGTGCTGTTTCACAAGGCTTACCGCGCCGCGGGCATCGAAAACGGCCATCAGGGTACCGTCGTGTCGGTCGATCCGACCACCGAGCGGTTGGTCGTGCGTCTGGACCACAGCGTCTTGACGGGACGTGGCGACGAGCGAACCCAGCCGGTCGTCGTGGTGCCCCTGCGGGCGCTCGATCGGGACGCCGTGGGCCTGTCGTATGCGGCCACGACTCACAAGATGCAGGGCCGCACGGCCGCCAACGTGTTGATGCTCTTGGGGGGCAAGATGGTCGACCGTGAATTGACCTACGTCCAAGCGAGCCGGGCTCGCGAGTCGACGACGATCTTCGTCGATCAGTTGCACGCCGGCGAGGAACTCAAGGATCTGGCACGAAGCATCTCGCGGTCACGGGCCAAGCGGCTGGCGCACGATCTGGTGGACCCACCCCAGCACAAGCGTCGCGGCCCCAACCTGGAGATCGAGCGATGA
- a CDS encoding VWA domain-containing protein produces the protein MNRMASWLTGVSVVLCVAYLADWLRADRLAIAWPLMLLVLVPLWLAARLATARRRKTRRARSATPEPLLRFVWLGLVKGLALVMTLGLVFAVVDRLPLERQWLDADREVLEQLIRTLEEAGQWKAAAGELHKRLERPTSPGWRRVLARHHYDTLVRAASVPGESQAEALLAQACQRARSDKLNDTSAVATLKRLAAERQSAARAAKHAAELLSLRQSATTQADALAQAANDALRQTEQQAAERQQVFDVLLTTAAQVEDLDKRAEQLADASEWATRWGLDATRAQAALLAITEQRRSLAPMNLSAECRAEFRRVLTSLAPPVAIVDLVVKDRDGQSIGDLRAKDFRVTIGDQASAPVWSATSVVPTTQRPSVFVLLDVSGSMAGEALAAAKQGLGQFFQATDGEVEVALTTFNDRIVDRLSWTTETTQGAAVLRHVEATGGTLLYGGLQHGHDRIQARLAPRMLLVITDGGNSLPGPDPERLIGRFHAAGIPVHVVALETPKLDRSFLERLTRGTGGRLFHATSVNVLAQQILSAARSLRQPVYRLVFSCKSATPQISIRIGQSPGIVVETTAGKEVAQNP, from the coding sequence ATGAATCGCATGGCCTCCTGGCTCACCGGTGTTAGCGTCGTGCTGTGCGTCGCGTACTTGGCCGATTGGCTGCGCGCAGACCGGCTGGCGATCGCCTGGCCGTTGATGTTGCTGGTGCTGGTGCCGCTGTGGTTGGCCGCGCGGCTGGCCACCGCGCGTCGGCGCAAGACTCGCCGCGCCCGATCTGCAACGCCTGAGCCGCTGCTGCGCTTCGTTTGGCTGGGGCTGGTGAAGGGGTTGGCGCTGGTCATGACTCTGGGGCTCGTGTTCGCCGTGGTTGATCGGCTGCCGCTGGAGCGGCAGTGGCTTGATGCGGATCGTGAGGTGCTTGAGCAGCTCATCCGCACGTTGGAAGAAGCTGGTCAATGGAAGGCAGCCGCTGGCGAGTTGCATAAGCGCCTCGAACGCCCCACGTCACCCGGCTGGCGGCGAGTCCTCGCTCGGCACCACTACGATACGCTCGTGCGTGCAGCAAGCGTCCCCGGGGAATCCCAGGCCGAAGCGCTGTTAGCGCAAGCTTGCCAACGCGCACGCAGCGACAAGCTCAACGACACGTCGGCCGTCGCCACGCTCAAGCGGCTCGCCGCTGAACGACAATCGGCCGCCAGGGCAGCAAAGCACGCCGCCGAACTGCTCTCGCTCCGGCAAAGCGCCACGACCCAGGCCGACGCGCTAGCTCAGGCCGCAAATGATGCCCTGCGCCAAACGGAGCAGCAAGCCGCCGAACGGCAGCAGGTCTTCGACGTGTTGCTCACGACGGCCGCTCAGGTCGAAGACCTCGACAAGCGTGCCGAGCAGCTCGCCGATGCGAGCGAGTGGGCAACGCGCTGGGGTCTGGATGCGACTCGGGCTCAAGCGGCTCTGTTAGCGATTACCGAACAGCGACGCAGCCTGGCGCCGATGAACTTATCAGCCGAATGTCGCGCCGAATTCCGTCGCGTCCTCACGTCGCTTGCGCCGCCAGTGGCCATCGTCGATCTGGTCGTCAAAGATCGCGACGGCCAATCCATCGGCGATCTGCGGGCCAAGGATTTTCGGGTTACGATCGGCGACCAGGCCAGCGCGCCTGTGTGGTCTGCTACGTCAGTCGTGCCTACCACCCAGCGGCCCAGCGTGTTCGTTCTGCTGGACGTTTCCGGCAGCATGGCCGGCGAGGCGTTGGCCGCTGCCAAACAGGGCCTGGGACAGTTCTTTCAAGCGACCGACGGAGAAGTTGAAGTTGCCCTGACAACCTTCAACGACCGGATCGTCGATCGATTGTCTTGGACCACGGAGACCACGCAGGGCGCAGCAGTGCTGCGTCATGTCGAAGCTACCGGCGGCACGCTCCTGTATGGCGGTTTGCAACATGGCCACGATCGCATTCAAGCTCGGCTTGCACCACGCATGCTCTTGGTCATCACGGATGGCGGCAATTCGTTGCCAGGTCCCGATCCGGAAAGACTGATCGGCCGATTCCACGCGGCGGGCATTCCGGTGCACGTCGTGGCGCTGGAGACGCCCAAGCTCGATCGCAGCTTCTTGGAGCGACTAACCAGGGGCACGGGTGGCCGCCTGTTTCACGCAACCAGCGTCAATGTGCTGGCGCAACAGATTCTCTCTGCTGCTCGATCGCTGCGCCAGCCCGTGTATCGGCTGGTGTTCTCGTGCAAGTCGGCGACGCCTCAGATTTCGATTCGCATCGGTCAATCTCCTGGAATCGTGGTCGAGACGACTGCCGGAAAGGAGGTGGCGCAGAACCCCTAA
- a CDS encoding ParA family protein, with translation MFIALVNEKGGVGKSTLAVHLAVWLFDRGAKVALIDCDKQRSSSQWLAECEPGVTIRVADTPENLASEAQGLRRSHDFLVGDGPAGLADISRTLLLLADLAVFPISPSILDLRSVAEATRVLQYAHSINQGRPEGRLVLNRMRTRDTISRELKKVAPSLGLAVGNSVIRDLQAYRDAAQQGTVVTRMGTRGAHAAHELTQLFVELLTDKLVFLDGRSVDVTVENLEEGTDHDRTKIAR, from the coding sequence ATGTTCATCGCGCTAGTCAACGAAAAGGGTGGGGTCGGTAAATCGACGTTGGCCGTGCACCTGGCCGTGTGGCTGTTCGACCGGGGTGCCAAGGTGGCCTTGATCGATTGCGACAAACAACGTTCCAGTTCGCAGTGGCTGGCCGAGTGCGAGCCGGGCGTGACGATCCGGGTCGCCGATACCCCCGAAAATCTGGCCTCAGAGGCCCAAGGTTTGCGCAGGAGCCACGATTTTCTGGTGGGGGATGGTCCGGCCGGGCTGGCGGACATTTCGCGGACTCTACTGCTGTTGGCGGACCTGGCTGTGTTTCCCATTTCGCCGTCGATTTTGGACCTGCGGAGTGTCGCCGAAGCGACGCGCGTGTTGCAGTATGCCCACAGCATCAACCAGGGCCGGCCCGAGGGACGGCTGGTGCTCAACCGGATGCGGACCCGCGACACGATCAGCCGGGAACTCAAAAAAGTCGCGCCCAGTTTGGGACTGGCCGTCGGCAACTCGGTGATCCGCGACCTGCAAGCGTATCGCGATGCGGCCCAGCAGGGGACGGTCGTCACGCGGATGGGAACTCGCGGTGCACACGCCGCGCACGAGTTGACGCAGTTGTTCGTCGAGTTGTTGACCGACAAGCTGGTGTTTTTGGACGGTCGGTCGGTGGACGTTACGGTTGAGAATTTAGAGGAGGGGACAGACCATGACCGCACGAAGATCGCTCGATAA
- a CDS encoding replication initiator protein A has product MKPSTVQKPQPQLLRFEPKLGTDELNVAEFPLAAIAHRVDRDVKTLSFEDQIFDEGHQKTVQRKLIISASDHFGLPTPRDSDVLLVLLYLTNLRNGLTQRTVQFTRYELAKLLGWGQGGRSYRRLDESLNRWAGVTLYYNHAWWDRSGRKWRSRTFHVIESVELRGRGEADDEALSSCTWNDVLFGSLQANNFKRLDLELYFRLQNAAARQAYRFLDKRFYRARHLEFELRTFACEHVGFSRSYDTAQLKRRLQPAIEELEAVGFLEPLTEDRRYRKRGPGDWVITLGRAAADKTVDKAEPSSVAPLESQLIERGVSASRSREICGEFSAERITEKLQLVDWLIAKRDRRVAKNPPGFLIEAIRQDYPLPKELRPACRLRSVKSKNPSRLQAITTDAPPVIDDEFDRFWQSLDDATRTAHEQAAVAAADPFHAATLQRLRASGGELFASFRRELIAAHWRTMGRRTAGIGNDKPSTQAAAMNRGRDRP; this is encoded by the coding sequence TTGAAGCCGAGCACTGTCCAAAAGCCGCAGCCGCAACTGCTGCGATTCGAGCCCAAGCTGGGGACCGACGAACTCAACGTGGCCGAATTCCCGCTGGCGGCCATCGCGCATCGGGTCGATCGCGACGTGAAGACGCTGTCGTTTGAGGACCAGATCTTCGACGAGGGCCATCAAAAAACCGTCCAACGAAAACTGATCATCTCAGCCAGCGATCATTTCGGCCTGCCGACGCCGCGCGATAGCGACGTGCTGTTGGTCCTGTTGTACCTGACTAATCTGCGCAACGGCCTGACCCAACGCACCGTCCAGTTCACCCGCTACGAGCTGGCCAAGCTGCTCGGCTGGGGTCAGGGCGGCCGGTCCTATCGCCGGTTGGATGAGTCGCTCAATCGCTGGGCTGGCGTGACCCTCTACTACAACCACGCCTGGTGGGACCGCTCGGGCCGCAAGTGGCGGAGCCGCACGTTTCACGTGATCGAGTCGGTCGAACTCCGCGGCCGTGGCGAGGCCGACGACGAGGCCCTATCGAGTTGCACCTGGAACGACGTGCTGTTTGGCAGCTTGCAGGCCAACAACTTCAAGCGGCTCGATCTGGAATTGTATTTTCGGCTGCAAAACGCCGCCGCCCGGCAGGCGTACCGGTTTCTCGACAAGCGGTTCTATCGGGCTCGGCATTTGGAGTTTGAATTGCGGACGTTTGCGTGCGAGCACGTGGGGTTTTCGCGGTCGTACGACACGGCACAGCTCAAGCGGCGGTTGCAGCCGGCGATCGAGGAACTCGAAGCCGTGGGATTTTTGGAGCCGTTGACTGAAGATCGGCGGTACCGCAAGCGCGGGCCAGGGGACTGGGTGATTACGCTGGGCAGGGCGGCAGCCGACAAGACGGTCGACAAAGCCGAACCAAGCTCCGTAGCGCCGCTCGAAAGCCAACTGATCGAGCGGGGAGTCTCGGCGAGTCGCTCACGAGAAATCTGTGGTGAGTTCTCCGCGGAGCGGATTACCGAAAAACTGCAACTCGTCGATTGGCTGATTGCCAAGCGCGATCGGCGCGTGGCCAAGAATCCGCCCGGTTTCTTGATTGAGGCGATTCGGCAGGATTACCCGCTGCCCAAAGAACTTCGGCCGGCTTGCCGCCTCCGTTCCGTGAAATCAAAAAATCCGTCGAGATTGCAAGCCATAACCACTGACGCACCGCCGGTGATCGACGACGAGTTTGATCGGTTCTGGCAATCGCTCGACGACGCTACGCGCACGGCCCACGAACAGGCCGCCGTCGCAGCCGCGGACCCATTTCATGCGGCAACGCTCCAGCGCCTGCGAGCCAGCGGCGGAGAATTGTTCGCCTCCTTCCGCCGCGAACTGATTGCGGCGCATTGGCGGACAATGGGCCGACGGACAGCGGGAATTGGGAACGACAAACCGTCGACCCAGGCGGCGGCGATGAACCGGGGCAGGGATCGCCCATGA
- a CDS encoding DUF433 domain-containing protein yields MQPVINSHIEIRPNRDGQPRPYIAGTRIRVQDIVSDHERHGLSPEQIVREYPHLSLAQVHAALSYYFDHRDEVRECLRVDEQYARQAEAAQRASVGKDAHDDSLPS; encoded by the coding sequence ATGCAGCCCGTCATCAACAGTCACATTGAGATTCGTCCCAATCGCGACGGCCAACCCCGGCCCTACATTGCTGGGACCCGAATTCGCGTTCAAGACATCGTCTCCGACCACGAACGGCACGGTCTCTCGCCGGAGCAGATCGTCCGCGAATATCCTCACTTGAGTCTGGCGCAGGTGCATGCTGCGCTGTCGTACTACTTCGACCACCGGGACGAAGTTCGCGAGTGCCTGAGGGTGGACGAGCAATACGCTCGCCAAGCGGAAGCTGCCCAACGAGCGTCCGTCGGCAAGGATGCGCATGACGATTCGCTTCCATCTTGA
- a CDS encoding DUF5615 family PIN-like protein, giving the protein MTIRFHLDENMPHAVAEGLVPRGFDVTTTSDALLLSATDDRQLAFALREDRVLITRDQDFLKLHAKHPTLHAGIVFWTERQRTVGQLIAALDALAIDHAAEDLRGTVTYL; this is encoded by the coding sequence ATGACGATTCGCTTCCATCTTGACGAGAACATGCCGCACGCGGTGGCCGAAGGTCTGGTCCCACGTGGATTTGATGTCACCACGACCAGCGATGCCTTGCTGTTGTCAGCAACCGACGATCGGCAGTTGGCGTTCGCGCTGCGCGAGGACCGCGTGCTCATCACGCGCGATCAGGACTTCCTCAAGCTCCACGCGAAGCATCCTACGCTGCACGCGGGCATCGTCTTTTGGACCGAACGGCAACGCACGGTAGGCCAACTCATCGCCGCCCTGGATGCCCTGGCCATCGATCATGCGGCCGAGGATTTGCGGGGCACAGTGACCTACCTGTAG
- a CDS encoding DUF2726 domain-containing protein: protein MLRLAIGGKYHVAFKVRLADLITCSDRDWQAGFGHLIARHHIDFVVCDYRTTEVLAAIELDDRSHEKASRRRRDAFVDEALAVSAIPLLRIQAASWYNPTALASAIVTCLEGNTTHASFAQTRARA from the coding sequence GTGCTTCGCCTGGCCATTGGCGGAAAGTACCACGTGGCCTTCAAGGTCCGGCTAGCCGATCTGATCACCTGCTCCGATCGGGACTGGCAGGCCGGCTTTGGGCACCTGATTGCCCGGCATCATATCGACTTCGTGGTCTGCGATTACCGGACAACCGAGGTCCTGGCGGCGATCGAACTGGATGATCGGTCCCACGAAAAAGCCAGTCGCCGACGACGGGATGCGTTTGTCGACGAGGCGCTGGCAGTCTCCGCCATCCCGCTGCTACGAATCCAGGCGGCCAGTTGGTACAATCCGACGGCACTTGCGAGCGCGATTGTGACTTGCTTGGAAGGCAACACGACGCATGCGAGCTTCGCGCAAACGCGCGCCCGCGCCTAA
- a CDS encoding helix-turn-helix domain-containing protein — protein MLYQRSLEIERRLEAVLALVRAGGYSTPMIADELGVSVPTVSRAICALKERGHSIRSEKQSEGWSYVLDEPDTAFSQRELAEARQ, from the coding sequence ATGCTCTACCAACGTTCGCTGGAGATCGAGAGACGCCTTGAGGCCGTCCTGGCATTGGTCCGGGCAGGCGGGTACTCGACGCCGATGATCGCCGACGAATTGGGCGTCTCCGTACCGACGGTGTCACGGGCAATCTGCGCTCTAAAAGAACGGGGACACTCCATCCGGTCGGAGAAGCAGTCCGAGGGCTGGAGCTACGTGCTCGACGAGCCGGACACCGCGTTTAGCCAGCGCGAACTGGCGGAAGCCCGACAATGA
- a CDS encoding ATP-binding protein: protein MNADIIKRIVRAIADGSQSDLERLALKVVESERKSGHTRLADQLETILRQPRAKKGAVRSTTDSERSLKELPLSRRHGELLATVIPRDALEHHMVLPPDVEERFARIEREYAARERLGAYGLRNRKTILLYGPPGCGKSLGAKRLAWNTGLPLIKVRFDALLSSYFGESAANLRSVFEAAGERPCVLLLDECDFIARSRTTSKDIGEASRIVNSLLQLMEEYDAPGLLVATTNVEASLDTALFRRFDDVFQVPPPGPDEIDKLLRMTLSSVTVSDQINWSAIVHQLAGASAAMAVKAAQDAAKLAVLYGEKIVTEPLLLKTVSEIRHGNCER, encoded by the coding sequence ATGAATGCTGACATCATTAAGCGGATCGTGCGGGCGATCGCCGACGGGTCGCAGAGCGATCTGGAACGCCTGGCGCTAAAGGTGGTTGAGTCAGAGCGGAAGAGCGGGCACACGCGGCTCGCCGACCAACTGGAAACCATTTTGAGGCAGCCACGTGCGAAGAAGGGTGCTGTGCGATCAACGACGGACAGTGAACGAAGTCTCAAGGAACTTCCACTCAGCCGCCGGCATGGCGAATTGCTCGCCACCGTGATCCCGCGGGATGCGTTGGAGCACCACATGGTGCTGCCGCCAGACGTCGAAGAGAGATTCGCCCGGATTGAACGCGAATACGCCGCCCGCGAGCGGCTGGGAGCCTATGGCCTGCGAAACCGGAAAACGATTCTGCTCTACGGCCCGCCTGGGTGCGGCAAGTCGCTCGGAGCGAAACGCCTGGCGTGGAACACCGGGCTGCCGTTGATCAAGGTTCGCTTTGATGCGCTGCTCTCATCGTACTTCGGAGAGTCCGCGGCCAACCTGCGGTCGGTCTTCGAGGCGGCGGGGGAGCGGCCGTGCGTTCTGCTGCTGGACGAATGCGATTTCATCGCGCGTTCCCGGACGACTTCCAAAGACATCGGCGAGGCCTCACGGATCGTGAATTCACTACTGCAATTGATGGAGGAGTACGACGCCCCCGGTTTGCTAGTTGCCACGACAAACGTCGAAGCTTCTCTCGACACGGCACTGTTTCGGCGGTTCGACGACGTCTTCCAGGTACCGCCGCCAGGCCCCGACGAAATCGACAAGCTTTTGCGAATGACTTTGTCCTCGGTCACGGTGTCGGACCAGATCAACTGGTCTGCCATCGTCCATCAACTCGCTGGTGCCTCTGCGGCGATGGCCGTCAAAGCCGCGCAGGATGCTGCCAAGTTGGCGGTCCTCTACGGTGAAAAAATCGTGACGGAACCGCTACTGCTCAAAACCGTCAGCGAAATCAGACACGGCAATTGCGAGAGGTAA